From the Mammaliicoccus sciuri genome, the window AGCAGGTATTCCTGAAGAAGCCATTCAATATGTTGTATTAAGCGGTAAAGACGCAGGTAGAATATTTACTGAAAGTCCAATTATACAGAAGATAACATTCACAGGATCTACACCAGTCGGTAAACATTTAATAAAAGATTCTGCAAATACAGTTAAAAATGTCACGATGGAATTAGGTGGATTAGCACCAGTTATTGTTCATAAAGATGCAGATATTGAATTAGCAGTTGATCAAACAATAGCGACTAAATTTAGAAATTCAGGTCAAACTTGTATAAGCGCAAATAGAATTTATGTACACCAAGATATAGAAGAAGCTTATACAGAACGTTTAACTGAAAAAGTAAATGCATTAAATGTAGGAAATGGCTTAGAAGAAGGCGTTGAAATGGGTCCACTCATTAATCAACAAGCTGTAGATAAAGTTATTGACCAAATTGAAGATGCTGTTCAAAATGGTGGAGAATTGTCATTACCATTAGAACAATTAAAATTAGGTGGAAATTTCTTAAAGCCAGTCGTTATTAGACAAGCAAATCTTGAAATGAAAGTGATGCACGAAGAAACATTCGGACCAATCGCAGCAGTCATGGCATACGAAGACTTAGATGAAGTTATTAAAGTTGCCAATGATACAGAATATGGTTTAGCGGCTTATTTCTTCACGAATGACTATCGTACAGGCTTTGACATTTATAAGAAGCTTGATTTCGGTGTGATAGGTTGGAATGATGGTGCGCCATCAGCAGCGCATGCGCCATTTGGAGGATTTAAAGAAAGTGGATATGGTCGTGAAGGCGGTATCGAAGGTATCGAGCCTTATTTAGAAACTAAATATTTATCAATCGGTAATATGTAATAAATGAACCCCCTAAAAGTGACCACTTTTAGGGGGTTCTCATATGTATCTATTTCTAGAATACATTTTTAAATACTATGATATTATCTAATGTCTTTGACAATTTGACCGTCTATGGAAACGACTTTAATGTTATTTGGATCTCTTAATACTTTGATGTCTTCTAAAGGATTTTGATCTAGTATAATGAAGTCTGCTTTCTTGCCTACTTCAATTGTACCTAAGTCTTCGTCATAACCTAAACATTCAGCAGCTGTCTTAGTAGACGAAACAATGGCTTCCATTTCTGTCATGCCGTGTTCAACCATAAGTTCTAATTCTCTTAAATTAGTTCCATGTTTGAATACACCTGCATCTGTACCCATTGCTATTTTCACACCAGCATGATGTGCTTTCTTAAAGCTATCAATATGGTCTTGCATAACTTGTTTAGATTTCTTAATAGAATTTTCACTCATACCTAATTCTTCAGCGAATTCTATAACAGAAAGAGGTGCGAGTAATGTAGGTACGAGATACATTTCTTTTTCTTTCATTAATTGAACTGCTTCATCATCTAAATATATACCATGCTCAATTGAGTGAATGCCTGCTTCTATACATTGTTTAACACCTTGCAACCCTTGAGCATGCGCCATAACTTTTCGATTATTTCTAAATTGCGCTTCTTCTACAATGACTTTTAATTCTTCTAATGAGAATTGCGTATAATCTGGATGGTCAGTTGCACTTGTTACACCACCCGTTGCATGTACTTTTAATACATCAGCACCAGCTCTTAACATTTCGCGTGCTTTTTTACGAACTTCATTCACACCATCACATATGCCACTCGGTAAACCAGGATAGCCATCTTGCAAAATAGGTAGTTGTATACCGGATTTAGTATAACTGTCCCCATGACCACCTGTAATGGTTAATGCGTTGACACTTATCTGTAAACGCGGTCCGAGTATTAAACCATCATTCACAGCTTCTTTTAAACCTAAATCTGCTCCTAAAGCATCTCGAACGGTTGTAACACCTGCATCAACTGTTCGTTTTAAATGATCAATTGCTTTGTAGAAGTTATATGAAAAAGGTGTCGCTAATCTTCTCTCTAAAGGTTCCATTTCCAACATAACATGAACATGACTATCAATCATGCCTGGTAATAGATATTGACCATTTCCTTCTATTATATTATCTCCATTTAAATGAGTACCAATTTCAGAAATGACATTATTTTCAACTTTTATATCAACACCTCGTTGAATGTCTTTTCCAGTACCGTCTATTAAATTGATGTTTTTTATAATCATATCTATGTCCTCCTCAATTACTTAATAAAGTTCATTAATATAGATGTTAAAATAACGGATGCAACTGTAACTGTTGTAAACCCACCAATAATCATTGGGCTCAATAACTCATTAAATACATCTTCTCTGTCTTCCTCATTATCAGTAACAGATCGACTGACTTCTTCACATAAAATAAAATCACCTGGGAAACCATACAATGCGGTTAAAGCAACTGGCAATGCTTTAGTTGGTTTCCAACCAATTAATTTAGCACCGATAAATCCACCAATTAAAATACCAATTGTACCTATAACAAGAATGGATAAAATAGCAGGTAGGTATTCCCATAAATCATGTGGTTTAATGCCGCCCATAGAACCGATAACGATTAAAATGATAATAACCATCATAATTGTGAATGATTGATTACGTTCCAGTTCTTTTTGTTCAAACAAGCTAATTTTCAAACCGATAACACCAAATAATAAACTGATGAGTGTGAAGTGAATGCCTGTTACTTCACCAATCATGAAAGCAATACTTGCTAAGAAGAACATAATAAAGAGTCTGATAACATTGTTTTGAAGTAACGGATTCTTATTAAATATCGTTTCTTTCTTAGGTTCATTTTTGTTAGAAATATTAGCGACATTTTTGTCTGAATGTCTATTTGCTAAGTAATATTTTGAATAGCGTTTCATAAGAATAG encodes:
- a CDS encoding NAD-dependent succinate-semialdehyde dehydrogenase, producing the protein MKQLKVYNPATNEVVKSIPYTSEEEAIQQIDKAQVAYESWREKDAHERSSLLLKWYQLIDEHKEELAELITLENGKPYKEALGEVAYANSYIQWYQEEAKRIYGKTIPANQKGKKIITDPFPVGVVGAITPWNFPAAMIARKMAPALAAGCTIVCKPALETPLTTIRMVELAHEAGIPEEAIQYVVLSGKDAGRIFTESPIIQKITFTGSTPVGKHLIKDSANTVKNVTMELGGLAPVIVHKDADIELAVDQTIATKFRNSGQTCISANRIYVHQDIEEAYTERLTEKVNALNVGNGLEEGVEMGPLINQQAVDKVIDQIEDAVQNGGELSLPLEQLKLGGNFLKPVVIRQANLEMKVMHEETFGPIAAVMAYEDLDEVIKVANDTEYGLAAYFFTNDYRTGFDIYKKLDFGVIGWNDGAPSAAHAPFGGFKESGYGREGGIEGIEPYLETKYLSIGNM
- a CDS encoding metal-dependent hydrolase family protein; translation: MIIKNINLIDGTGKDIQRGVDIKVENNVISEIGTHLNGDNIIEGNGQYLLPGMIDSHVHVMLEMEPLERRLATPFSYNFYKAIDHLKRTVDAGVTTVRDALGADLGLKEAVNDGLILGPRLQISVNALTITGGHGDSYTKSGIQLPILQDGYPGLPSGICDGVNEVRKKAREMLRAGADVLKVHATGGVTSATDHPDYTQFSLEELKVIVEEAQFRNNRKVMAHAQGLQGVKQCIEAGIHSIEHGIYLDDEAVQLMKEKEMYLVPTLLAPLSVIEFAEELGMSENSIKKSKQVMQDHIDSFKKAHHAGVKIAMGTDAGVFKHGTNLRELELMVEHGMTEMEAIVSSTKTAAECLGYDEDLGTIEVGKKADFIILDQNPLEDIKVLRDPNNIKVVSIDGQIVKDIR